From the Alteromonas sp. CI.11.F.A3 genome, the window ATATGGGAAAAGGCTATTATGTGGAGAACCACAAACTAAAGGTAATAATACCGCAAGATAAAAAAGGAGAAGCTAGGTAGTGAAAAATTAGGTAGAGAGAAACTAGATAGCGATAAACTAGGTAGAAAAAAGATGGAGCAATAGCGGATAATACGCAAAAGATAGTGTTCTAAAAAGATATATCGTTGATAAAGAGGATTTATCAATGCGCAGTTGAACCTGCAAGGTAGTAGTCATTACTTTCCCGAAAATGGCGGAGCGGACGGGACTCGAACCCGCGACCCCCGGCGTGACAGGCCGGTATTCTAACCAACTGAACTACCGCTCCGCATAATGGGAAAGTGTGCTATTTCGACAAGTGGCGGAGCGGACGGGACTCGAACCCGCGACCCCCGGCGTGACAGGCCGGTATTCTAACCAACTGAACTACCGCTCCACATCATCGAAGAGACACTTTGTTATAACTAAATGGCGGAGCGGACGGGACTCGAACCCGCGACCCCCGGCGTGACAGGCCGGTATTCTAACCAACTGAACTACCGCTCCGTGGCCTTTTAGTTATATCATTGAAAGTGGCGGAGCGGACGGGACTCGAACCCGCGACCCCCGGCGTGACAGGCCGGTATTCTAACCAACTGAACTACCGCTCCACAATTTCAATGTTATCAGTGAGTTAGTTGGATTGTTAAAACCCCTTGCCCTCACTGCGGCGCAGATAATACGGTTTAGACCTTACAGAGTCAATGCTTTTTATTAATAAAATTGTCATCTGGGCACTGTTTGCACGATAAATAAACACAATGTTGAAATATAATTCAATCAGGCGGGAATTCGTACACCTAAAACTAGCATGCTATTCCCACAGGCCACGCTCACCTTAGGATAGCTAATTTACACTTTGGTATTAATAACAAGAAAAAGTACTCCCGATAGGGCGATATAGCGCTAAGTATATGCCCAACTTATTGCCCCTACTCTGCCGGTTTCGATTTCTTAAACTTTGCTAGCAACTTTTTAAAGCCCTTGGGTTCATTATCAATAGATAAGTCAGATTCAGACACCACTTTCTTTTTGGCTTTCTTATTTTCATTTTTTGTGGCTGCTTTTGCAGATGCAGGACCACTGGCCTTTCTTCTTTTTAAGATAATAATAACGGCAGCAATAACACCTATTAAAATAATCGTGCCATTAACCGCGACGATAATCAGGGTTAGCGTGCCTGAATCCATTCCATCATCTTCACTTTGTGATTGTGAAGGGTTTTGTGCGTTTCCTTGATTAGGTGACGTTGAACCTTCTCCCATGGCAAGCATGTCTTCACTGCCATCAACAATAGGATCTTCGCCGTCAATGAGCGGGTCTATCACTTCTGGTTCAGGTGCTTCAGCCAAAAAGGTATATTCAGGCACATCCAGAATAAAGTCTCGGCCTTCCGATGTTGTGCCATAGGCGGTTAGTTTAACGCGATAAACTCCTTCTTCGTACGCCACAATAAGATGTTCTCGCACGCCATCACCGCCCTCGGTTAACGAGAAGTTTTGAATATCTGCGTTTGGAAATCTAATTTTACCGTCTATGAGAAGTGACTCTATATTGACTAATTCGCGGTTCACATCAATGAGCAGCGTGTGATAACCATCTCCCGTGCCATCCGTAGCATCTAGTTCAACATCTACATAAACAGGGTTGTTGTGCAGAATAATAGGTGCACCAATTTGTTCTCGCGTGAACATTGGCGTTTCTACCCGATACACAGGCTGCCATTTACCCGCTGCCACTTTTAAATTGAATTGGCCAGTGAACACTCCATCCATAGGACGCTCATCCATGCCCCGTCCGTTATCTTCAAACTTTGCAATTTCTGCATCGTTAGCCCCGAAGTTGTCGTAATTGGGGTCATTGGCACTTTCAAACTCAATAGATAACTCCACGACATCACGAAACTGTTTGTTATCTATTTTTTCACCACCGTTGGTTAGGTAAGCCGTAGATTTCAATATTTCGCCTGAAAAGAGAATGCTGGGAAGCGGTGTGGCGTGAAGCTTAATATCAGAAATGACCATAACCCGACTGGCAGGGTTAACCTGACCTACCGCCTGCCAAGGGCCAGGCATAGGATTTTCAATAGTGATCATATCGAAGGTGTCAGCATCGAACCACTTAACGAAGGCCTCGTCCACCCTGCCTTGAAATAGCTTTGAACCATCGGGGCGAACTAACACTACGGGGGCTGAGCCGTATTCGCGAAAGAAAATCATAGAGACCTCTTTCACGTTGTAGTCAATACGAAAACGATTTTGTAGTAATTTAATCGAGTTCTCGTATTCATCCCCCAAGTCAGTGATAGGAGAAGGCGCAGCGTCGGCTTGTGTATCCGATGTCGACGAAGCAGGCAGCGAAGTATCTTGTGAAAATACCGTTGAAGTACATCCCAATAGGCACAACGCCAACATTACTTTCATCACGCCTACTCTCACTGTTGACCGCTCCTTTGGAAATTTATTTTAAATATAATTAGGTATGGCTAGCAGCTAAAGCTATAGACCATAACTTGCACCCGGCTCAGTTACGCATCGGTTTGCTCTTGCTCTGGGCGCCACAAACATTTCCCCCCTGCTTTTTCTACGATATCCAAACGGGATTCATGCTGTGCTAATTCATCGGCGCTAGCCTTGATAACCTTTAATTTATTTCCATTTCGGTTCAAACGACGAAAGGCATCTGATTGGGTTTCGCCGCTGCCTTTCGAGGCTAAGTTAAGTTTAGTCTGCCCACCTGTCATTAGCAGGTAAACGTCAGCCAAAATCTCAGCATCGAGTAATGCGCCGTGAAGCTCACGGTGGCTATTGTCTATGCCGTAGCGCTTACATAACGCATCTAGGTTGTTTTTTTGCCCTGGGTGCATTTTGCGTGCAACCGCCAAGGTATCAAGAACACTACAGATATCCTTAGTGATAACGCCACGGGTTTTCGGTTCCATTCCAAATTCGTGATCCATAAAGCCCACATCGAAGGGCGCATTGTGGATAACAAGCTGAGCGCCGCGTATGAAATTCACGAAATCTTCGGCCACATCTCTGAATGTAGGTTTGTCGGTTAAGAACTCATTGGTAATACCGTGAACATCAATGGCCTCTTGTTCTATTTGGCGCCCAGGATTAATGTAAACATGAAAGTGATTGCCAGTAAGTTTACGGTTAACCAGCTCAACACACCCAATTTCAATCACTCGGTGACCTTCTTTAGGGTCGATACCTGTAGTTTCTGTATCTAGTACAATCTGACGCATGATTCCTCTAATCTTACCTTTTGTTTTTTGATAGTATATCAACCCCTTCGCCACAGGCTAAGGGAAAAGCGAAATATGAAAGTAAATAATTTAAGGACACCCAGTGGCTCAAAAAACCATTCACATTTTTACTGATGGCTCATGCCTTGGAAACCCGGGCCCTGGCGGCTACGGCGCTGTACTCGTTTATAACAGCCACCGCAAAGAGCTTAGCGGCGGGTTTGCCCATACTACCAATAATCGTATGGAATTAATGGCGCCTATTGAAGCATTAAACAGCTTAACTGAGCCCTGCAATGTGGAATTGACGACAGATAGCCAGTATGTGAAAAACGGTATCAATCAATGGATCCACAACTGGCGTAAGAACGGCTGGCGTACTTCAGACAAAAAAGCGGTGAAAAATGCCGACCTTTGGAAACGTCTTGATGAAGCGGTTAGCAAGCATAAAATTAATTGGCATTGGGTGAAGGGCCACTCTGGCCACCCTGAAAATGAACGCTGCGATGATTTAGCCCGCGGCGCGGCAGAAGCCAAGCCAACAACGCCAGACAGTGGCTTTATAAGCTAATGGCTTTGCGCTCAATAGCTTTAAAAAGTTAATGGCTTTGTGCTTTAAGAGAAAAGGCGATACCGCCTTTTCTCTTATAACGTCAAATTCTGTCTATTCTTTCGCTTCTATTTACCACTCAGCAATTACCACTCTACAACTATTTTGCCCTGCGTGTCGTTACCCTCTAAACGCGCGTGAGATTTCGCGACATCATCAATGGCGTATACCGTATCAATGTTTACACTAAGCTCGCCTGAGGTAAACGCAGGTAAACAGGTTGTCGAAAAGTCACTAACAAGCGTGCTTTTGTACTCATCAGTTCTGTTGCGCAGCGTAGTACCTTGAATTCTGGCTCGTTTGCCCAACATTAATGCCATATCGAGGTTGTCGGCATATCGACCCGCTAACATGGCAAGGTAAACCACAATACCGTCGCGCTTTATTATTTGAAGGTTCCGATTTAAATAATCGCCACCTACCATATCAAGCACCATGTTAACGCCTTGTGGCCAACTCGCTTTTATCTCTTCAGCAAAGTTTTTATCTTTATAGTTTATCAGTAGGTTAGCGCCGTTTTGTTTGCACTGAGCTAACTTTTCTTTGGAAGACGCGGTAACTGCACTTTCTACTCCCCAATAATGACAAAGCTGGGTGGCGGCTAGCCCCACACCACTGGCACCACCGTGAATGAGTACCCGCTCTGCTGGTTTAACATTGGAGATTAAGCGCAAGCATTGAAATGCAGTAAGAAACACCTCGGCAAGTCCGGCCGCCGTGCTATACGCCATATTCTCTGGAACCCGCATTAAATGATGCGGATTAACAGCAACTTGTTGTGCATAGCCGCCTCCAGCAACCAACCCAAAGACTTTGTCACCCACTTTCCATTCACTGACGGCAGCGCCTACCTCTATAACTTGCCCGGCGACTTCCAGCCCCAGAATCTCACTTTCACCAGGTGGTGGTGGATAGTGCCCTTGTCGTTGTAGTGTATCGGCTCGATTCACACCAAAGGCGTATACTTGCACTAGCACTTTATCGTCGGTAAGTACGGGGGCATCAACCTCTGCGATTGTGAGGCCTTCTGGTGCACAGCCTTTTTCGAAGTTTACAAATTGCATTAGTATCCTCTTTTATTAAACTTTCACAGCAGGTGCAGTGTGTTTGTGCACGTTAGTGATAGCATTCAACACGTTAACCTATGATTACGTGGCCGATACGTTTTAGTGCATAAATGCGTTGGCATTTTTAGCATCGTAAACCTAGCACACCGCTTATTACGCAAAATTGGTTTAACCCAATGTAACCTAAGGTTTATGAAACAAAACTCAAGATTACCAATAGATAGCTATAACGCTGCGTTTAATCTAACAGCTGCGCTTGCCCAACAAACTTACTTTCATAACTTGTAAAATACTTACCTTCAACGCGGTAAACTTGCTAATCATTCGCATAGCCACCGCTTTATCGCTATACTTCGCCCCGCCGCTTACGTGTGGTTGCAAGGGCAGTTTATTTGGCTAAAGGCTCTTATTTGGCTAAAGGCTTTATTTGGCTAAAGGCTTTATTTGGCTAAAGGCTTTATTTGGCTAAAGGCTTCCCTATGCAATACCCACTTCCTAGCTAATTCAAGAAATAGAGTACGTTTCATGTCATCACAAGTTATATTGCATCCTAATAGAGATAAATCCCTTCGTCGTCGCCACCCTTGGGTGTTTGAAAGCGCCGTGGCAGAGCTAAAAGGTAGAGGGCGCAGTGGTGACACCGTTGATGTATTCGATTCAGAAGGTGACTGGTTAGGTCGTGGAGCCTATTCTCCCACTTCGCAAATTCGAGTGCGCATGTGGACCTTTAGCAAAGAAGAAAGTATTGATAACGCCTTCTTTTTACGCCGCATGGAAATAGCGCTCAAATTACGCACCCGTTTATTTGACCCAGAAGTTACCAATGCTTTTCGTTGGATAGCGTCCGAAAGTGATGGCCTTCCTGGCGTTACCATAGATTTGTATGACAACGTAGCCGTGCTGCAATTGCTAAGCGCTGGCGCTGAAAAACACCGTGATAAAATTGTGTGGGCAATAAACAAGTTGAAGCCCGGCACTCATGTTTATGAGCGAAGCGACGTTGATGTGCGCAAAAAAGAAGGCTTGGAGCCAGTGACCGGCGTGGTGAGCGGCGAGCCGCCCATGCAAGTTACAGTAAAAGAAAATGGGCTTTCTATTGTTGTTGATATTGAGAACGGCCACAAAACGGGCTTTTATCTTGATCAACGAGATAGCCGTGCTGCCGCTGCACATTATGCCAAAGACGCTGACGTGCTTAATTGCTTCAGCTATACCGGTACCTTTTCTTGTTATGCATTACAAGGTGGTGCTAAATCGGTTACTAATGTGGATGTGTCTCAGCCAGCCCTTGACCTTGCTAAGCAGCATGTGGCGTTAAATGGTTTAGATGAAAGCAAAAGTCATTACGTTAAAAAAGATGTATTCAAGCAGTTGCGTGAATACCACGAACGTGGCGACCAGTTTGATATGGTTATCCTCGATCCACCCAAGTTCATCGATAACAAAGCATCACTTACTCGTGCCGCACGAGGTTATAAAGATATTAACCTGTACGGTATTCATGCGGTGAGAAATGGTGGATTACTGCTTACTTTTAGCTGCTCTGGCCTAATGCCAGCCGACCTTTTCCAAAAAATAGTGGCTGATGCCGCATTGGATGCAGGAAGAACCATTAAGATTATTGCTCGACTGAATCAAGCCACCGATCACCCGGTGATTGGCAGTTACCCTGAAGGGTATTATTTAAAGGGTTTAGTTTGCGAAGTGACTGACCTGTAATATCAGGCCTAGTTTTACAATTAATTTAGTAACAGTAACAAATAAAGAAACAGGTAAACAAACAAGCAAATTAATACAGGCTTTTTGTTTAATTCATTTTGCATAAAAAACGCGGCGATAAGGTTTTATTAAGTGTAATTAAACTTAACTCACCGTTAGCGCCACGTTTTTCAAAAATTCAAATAAGAGGCAAACTTAGCAAACGCTTATGATGCCAATGTCATCCCATTTGAAGCAAAAGTCTGCTCAGAACGTCTACTTAATTGCTGCTCGCTAGCTTGGTCTTTAGACTGGCTCTCAAATTTCTTCCAGACTCGCTCGTGGAAATAAAAAACTACAGTGTTCACCGCTGGCTCGACTAAGGCTACTGCCCCACCCACTACTGCACTACCGGTTAATAAGTATGCCACTGTAAAAGCGACGGTGAAGTGCATACACGCAAAAGTGATGGTCTTTTTCATAATGATTTACCTAATAAGTTTGTCTCGATTCGTTAATGAGAATTATTATCGATTAGAAACATTAAAGACAATTGATTTTTACGAAGGATGCCATCTACTTATTCGATTTCCCTATTATGAAAGAGTTAATATGGAAAAGTAGATTTAAAAAAATTGCTCTGTAGGTTTTTAAAAATAGTGGCACATGTCGCTGCTGATATTTTAGTGATAGACGTAAGCGAGAAACGTCAATGAGAGAAGTCAACGAGTGAAGTCACTGAGATATTGAAGCGCATGAAGCATATTGCAGAAGGAGTCGGCAAAATAGTGGCTAAAAGTCTATCTATGATTGGCTGTAATTAGTTAGAAGTAGTAGCGTGAAGCAAAGCTAGCCTGACTCACGAGAGAGTTCGTGAGTCACAAATAATAAATAAGCTTAGGCTTGCGAAAGCCCTTATGCCGCTTATTTCATTTCTGAGATTTCAACCCCAATCAAACAGCTAGATTCTGTGTCTGGCTCACAGCGAACCACAGTAGCAATAGCTGCTAATGAAGGCACTTGAGAGCTTGGGGAATCTATGGCAACGCTAACTTGCGTACCAATTTCTAATGAGGGTTCATCAACTTCTAAAGACATGCCCGTTGCGCTGATGTCTTTACACATCGCTTGCATAGTGCGGCTCGATTCATCATCAGTAACCTGTAACTGACAAGGCGAATTAACCATCATCCTGAAAAAGTTTCGCTTATCGTCGTATCCCAACATTTCTACATCTCCGCTACGTATTCAAACCACATGTTGCTCTACCTGTTATAGGGCGAGGTAGGCCGCTTGTCAATCAGACTGACCAAGAATTGTCCGATTATATTTAGAAAATTATTTCCTGTTGTTTGGGAAAATAACCAAGGTGCTTAGTTTTCCACTTAGAAATCAGCTAAAAACAGTGAGATACGCTTAGCTGATATGGGGTAAGCCGTCCCTAATGCTTGCGCAAATAAAGACACCCTTAATTCTTCAATCATCCAACGTGTATCCAATAACGCTTGTGGTACTTTGCCTTTCGGGTATTTACCACAGGCTTTTTCCCACTCACTTAATGCTTTTTCTACCGTGAGTTGATGCATTCTGTCTTTGTTCGGATCAATTGGTAGTTTCTCTAAACGACGAGATAAGCCTTTAATATACCGGTTCCAATCGTTAAGACGTGCTTCACCAATATCAGATACAAACCCCGGGAACACTAAGCTTGAAAGATGTCCTTTGCAATCGCCCAATG encodes:
- a CDS encoding PilZ domain-containing protein is translated as MLGYDDKRNFFRMMVNSPCQLQVTDDESSRTMQAMCKDISATGMSLEVDEPSLEIGTQVSVAIDSPSSQVPSLAAIATVVRCEPDTESSCLIGVEISEMK
- a CDS encoding TIGR03503 family protein, with protein sequence MKVMLALCLLGCTSTVFSQDTSLPASSTSDTQADAAPSPITDLGDEYENSIKLLQNRFRIDYNVKEVSMIFFREYGSAPVVLVRPDGSKLFQGRVDEAFVKWFDADTFDMITIENPMPGPWQAVGQVNPASRVMVISDIKLHATPLPSILFSGEILKSTAYLTNGGEKIDNKQFRDVVELSIEFESANDPNYDNFGANDAEIAKFEDNGRGMDERPMDGVFTGQFNLKVAAGKWQPVYRVETPMFTREQIGAPIILHNNPVYVDVELDATDGTGDGYHTLLIDVNRELVNIESLLIDGKIRFPNADIQNFSLTEGGDGVREHLIVAYEEGVYRVKLTAYGTTSEGRDFILDVPEYTFLAEAPEPEVIDPLIDGEDPIVDGSEDMLAMGEGSTSPNQGNAQNPSQSQSEDDGMDSGTLTLIIVAVNGTIILIGVIAAVIIILKRRKASGPASAKAATKNENKKAKKKVVSESDLSIDNEPKGFKKLLAKFKKSKPAE
- the rnhA gene encoding ribonuclease HI — its product is MAQKTIHIFTDGSCLGNPGPGGYGAVLVYNSHRKELSGGFAHTTNNRMELMAPIEALNSLTEPCNVELTTDSQYVKNGINQWIHNWRKNGWRTSDKKAVKNADLWKRLDEAVSKHKINWHWVKGHSGHPENERCDDLARGAAEAKPTTPDSGFIS
- a CDS encoding NAD(P)H-quinone oxidoreductase, with product MQFVNFEKGCAPEGLTIAEVDAPVLTDDKVLVQVYAFGVNRADTLQRQGHYPPPPGESEILGLEVAGQVIEVGAAVSEWKVGDKVFGLVAGGGYAQQVAVNPHHLMRVPENMAYSTAAGLAEVFLTAFQCLRLISNVKPAERVLIHGGASGVGLAATQLCHYWGVESAVTASSKEKLAQCKQNGANLLINYKDKNFAEEIKASWPQGVNMVLDMVGGDYLNRNLQIIKRDGIVVYLAMLAGRYADNLDMALMLGKRARIQGTTLRNRTDEYKSTLVSDFSTTCLPAFTSGELSVNIDTVYAIDDVAKSHARLEGNDTQGKIVVEW
- the dnaQ gene encoding DNA polymerase III subunit epsilon translates to MRQIVLDTETTGIDPKEGHRVIEIGCVELVNRKLTGNHFHVYINPGRQIEQEAIDVHGITNEFLTDKPTFRDVAEDFVNFIRGAQLVIHNAPFDVGFMDHEFGMEPKTRGVITKDICSVLDTLAVARKMHPGQKNNLDALCKRYGIDNSHRELHGALLDAEILADVYLLMTGGQTKLNLASKGSGETQSDAFRRLNRNGNKLKVIKASADELAQHESRLDIVEKAGGKCLWRPEQEQTDA
- a CDS encoding DUF2061 domain-containing protein yields the protein MKKTITFACMHFTVAFTVAYLLTGSAVVGGAVALVEPAVNTVVFYFHERVWKKFESQSKDQASEQQLSRRSEQTFASNGMTLAS
- a CDS encoding class I SAM-dependent rRNA methyltransferase encodes the protein MSSQVILHPNRDKSLRRRHPWVFESAVAELKGRGRSGDTVDVFDSEGDWLGRGAYSPTSQIRVRMWTFSKEESIDNAFFLRRMEIALKLRTRLFDPEVTNAFRWIASESDGLPGVTIDLYDNVAVLQLLSAGAEKHRDKIVWAINKLKPGTHVYERSDVDVRKKEGLEPVTGVVSGEPPMQVTVKENGLSIVVDIENGHKTGFYLDQRDSRAAAAHYAKDADVLNCFSYTGTFSCYALQGGAKSVTNVDVSQPALDLAKQHVALNGLDESKSHYVKKDVFKQLREYHERGDQFDMVILDPPKFIDNKASLTRAARGYKDINLYGIHAVRNGGLLLTFSCSGLMPADLFQKIVADAALDAGRTIKIIARLNQATDHPVIGSYPEGYYLKGLVCEVTDL